A region from the Mycoplasmopsis bovigenitalium genome encodes:
- the rplQ gene encoding 50S ribosomal protein L17, which yields MANPKQIYSRDTKWRTGVIRTLVSELFKNGRITTTLTRAKELRRHAEKLITKAKNPTLANRRAVASVLRPTLVNEKDTVLKHLFDTIAPKYAQRNGGYTRIYKIVSRQGDSAPMAIIELV from the coding sequence ATGGCTAATCCAAAACAAATTTACAGTCGTGATACTAAATGAAGAACTGGTGTTATTCGTACATTAGTTAGTGAATTATTCAAAAATGGCCGTATCACAACAACTTTAACTCGTGCAAAAGAATTACGTCGTCACGCAGAAAAACTAATTACAAAAGCAAAAAACCCAACTCTAGCAAATCGTCGTGCAGTAGCTTCAGTATTGCGTCCAACTCTTGTTAATGAAAAAGATACAGTTCTAAAACATTTATTTGACACAATTGCGCCTAAATATGCCCAAAGAAACGGTGGATACACACGTATTTACAAAATAGTTTCTCGTCAAGGTGACTCTGCGCCTATGGCTATTATTGAATTAGTTTAA